A stretch of DNA from Oryza brachyantha chromosome 4, ObraRS2, whole genome shotgun sequence:
CGCAGACCGTTGAGCAAGCCGGTCTGGCGAACTATGTCATCATTCAGAAGATGTAGGCCTCTGGGGCATATGCAGtcttttggaaaaaagaaTTCGGCATTCTTGAATTGTCGATTATCATGCCAGATACTGTACTGGAATACATCCTCAATTGACCCAGACTACTGGTTTCATGGCCATGTCGGTTTTTAAATGACATCAGTGAAATTTATAATCCTATCAATAGTAACTACTAAAATGCAGCAAATTGTTTGTGCCCCTCTGAATCTGATGCTGACTGGTTGTCATCTGAGGCTCCTACCTTATGGCCTAATGCATATATGCCACTgtccaaatttgaatttttaatatggCCACTGGCCCAACCGAATAAAGAAGGCTATCCTTAATTCTAGGAACACAAAAATAGCAAcaagatttcttctattgtttagttctcaaaaagttTTCCCAAAACATTCCATTGAatatttggatatttaaatagagcattaaacatagatgaaataaaaaactaattgtaaagTTATgagagaatcttttgagcataactagtcataattagctataaatgctacagtaccaaGTGCTAATGACGGTTTAATTAGGATCAAAATATTCGTTTACAGCCAAGCTTTGAAATTTGTtctttcattcgtgtccaaaaacttcttccgacatccgatcaaatgtcCAATGTGCCCTatcctccaaaattttttggaaactaaacgacgCCTCAGCCACTGGACGGAGCCGCTGTGTGCTCGTCACGCGCGCTCAGCCGCCCGGCGCATGTCACGCTTGCGCCTATACGTGCGGCCGTACATGACACTTTTTATTGaagttattttagattttgattttagaattaattttagtcatttattttttcgcttctgcttttaagtttataagcgaatttaaatttttaaccttaaatttagagttaattttaaggtttttatcgaagtttatttttcacccttaGCTTTTATAGCTAAGAATATGTTATAAAACAgttcaatataaattatttatacatatatgctaTCTGGCCTTTTCATGAAAATACAAACAGTCACCCCCTTAGGGGTTAAGTGCCTTCTGTCAGTCGTGTTGTCCAGTTCTCTTTCCAAGGGCTAAGAtgagaagtaaaaaaaaacattatgttgtacataaataaaaaacatgctTTAATTAAACATCTGCTCTCTCCGGTTCTATAATACATTTCTTGTTGGAGCCAAGAACATGGTTTCAATAACAACTATCTGGGCACTTTGTTTCTGttacaacataaaaaaaatataaacatgtgatttattaaagtatattttaagattaatatatacatatacttcACCATGTTCCATACTAATTccttttttggaaaattataaggatatcattataattttacaaaattgaagatatgtcatcctgacccacatgtcattgactcacGTGGGTTctacatgtcattgagataccaatGGCATATCTCcaactttgcaaaattataatgacacgtTTATAAATTTCCcttgattttttggataagaTTGATATCAAACTTTCAAAACTTTAGctataaatgtttactttagaAAAGTGTTGTGACTACATGTATAGTTTAATCTTAAAAGTTTCTATCTTGGTTTCAAAACGTAAACATTTTTAAGTAGAAATTAATATTGAGAAAAAAGTGATATAAATGCTTATAGTTTAGTACAAAATTCAAATAGAGGTAGTGCATTGATAAAATCGTatctttgttaattttttatgttataatagaaaatagtggttaaagttttttaagacTGTCTTCTGGtctaaaacaataaatattatcCGAATAGTGAATCTGAACTTAAATATTTTGGAAGTTATTTAACGTTTTACACTGTAAAGGTTCTAAAAGTTTGAATATAGATTTGTCCGTGCTCCGTAATGACATGGAACCGGCGTTACCGGCGGGGGTACGCTGCTAGCCTGGGCCCGGTGAGGGTTGCGCTTGACAAAACCCCACGAAAAGCCTCAGCTCcctgctccgccgcgcgcctccccgTAGCCGGCGCGAGatggctgctgcggcggcgcggctgctgcTCTCCAGGGCGAGCAGAACAGCCGCGTcctgctcctccgccgcccttcTCCGCTGCCCTCTGGATTCGTTCTCCCAGCGCTTTCGGAGCTCCCCGTCGCCTCTCCTGCGGCCGGCTCCGTTGCCGTCGACCGTCTTCCCGCGGCGTCTCTCCGACACGGCCTTCGACGCGCAGGCGCTGGACACCCGCGTACCCGCCACCGTCATCACCGGCTTCCTCGGCTCCGGCAAGGTGCGCAAGCTTGTACCTGCCCTTGCGGCCTTGCCTTCCCTTGTACTGCAGTATTTAGAAGTGTAGTATTTGAGAATCGCTTGAAATAGAATGCAAGAACTTAATGCTATGGctgtaaaatcaaattaaaaccatTCTAGACTCTGGATCTTTGAACTATGTTGTGCTTCCCAAgatttaaataacatatatgaTGATGCAGTTTATAGGAAACTTATGCTTGTGCAGTAAAGATAGCTAATTGTTGCGAGTTTACCTTTTACAGACCACCCTCCTGAATCACATTTTAACTTCACAGCATGGGAAGAGAATTGCTGTAATTGAGAATGAGGTAATTGGAAGCAACCATATGTCCTGTGGACTTGTCAAAATTGCATTGTTTAGTTATGTATGACAGAATATTCAGATCAGATTTTCTGTTGTTTACCTCGGATTTGATACTATGTTTTACAATATATCGACATTTGCATTCAAGTATCTTGGTGACTGTTGGCCACATGTTAACTCTGTTATTTCTTAGTTTGGTGAGGTGGACATTGATAGTTCACTCGTTGCAAGCCATTCATCGGTTGCTGAGGACATTGTAATGGTGAACAATGGCTGCTTGTGCTGCACTGTCCGAGGGGATCTTGTAAAGATGCTTCTGAAGTTGGTTAAGCAAAAGGGGGACAGGTTTGATCATATTGTTATTGAAACAACAGGTGGGTCTCACTGGATAATATTTCTACTATATGGAATTGGGAATGCCTCCTTCTCTTGAAGATTCATAGTTTTACAATGTCAATAATCCAGGTCTTGCAAAACCTGGCCCTGTCATTGAGACATTCTGTTCTGATGAATTAGTCTCTAGATATGTGAAGCTTGATGGTGTGGTTACTATGGTTGATTGTAAGCATGCCATGAAACATTTGAATGAAGTAAAAGCCAGGTGGGTTGTAAATGAGGCAGTAGAGCAAGTCGCCTATGCAGACCGGATTATATTGAACAAGGTATAGTACATAGCCCCATTAGTcattattataattattataaaatgcTATCTTTTCTGCATTTTCTGGTTTAAAAATACAACTTCGTAAAACAATGCTATTTTCCTAATGTTCTTAATATCCATTGTTGCAGACTGATTTGGTTGATGATGCAGCACTTGAGGTgttaattaacaaaattaagGTAAATTGATAGAGACAATTCcttcagaaacaaaaatacaagCTGGTTTTTTTAAGCTGATTCTTTTTTGTGTAGCTCATAAATGGAATGGCACAGATGAGAAAAACAAAGTTTGGTGATGTTGACATGGATTTTGTTCTAGGAATCGGGGGTTACGACCTTGAAAGGTTAGTTATGCATGGAGTCTTCTTTTGGGGGGTGCTGAAGAACATTTAGGCTTTTATCCTGAGttagaaattatatttgtCTTCCCTTACTGAGATAAGCTTTGTGTAGGATTGAGTCAGAAGTCCAATTGCATGAAAGAAAAGAGACAGGTCATTGCGCTGCTGGAGATGAACATGGTATATTTTACTTTGATATCCCAGATCATCATGCCAGTGTTTCCAAAACTCTATGAAAGGGTTAGTGGTTTCCTTCAGGAAATctttaaataaacattttaatgAAGAAATGACGATAGgtaatttctgaaaaaaactGAGATAGCTGCCAGATCTTTACCGCAAATTGTCTGTGTCTGTATTCTTTTACGCGCTTCTTTCCTCAATTCAATCAGATAACTATGTAGTTTGTACTCCACTGATTTGTAGGGCACCAGCACCATCATGGACATGTCCATGATTCAGCTGTCTCAAGTGTTAGCATTGTttcggagggagtacttgatCTTGATGAGGTAAGAGTGTACGTTTGGGCTAAACTAATTCACTGAGAacatctatttaaaaatatgattattcGTAGGCTTTTAGCCCTTTGCTACTAGAATTATACTCAGCAAATCAACTGATCAATCACTAGTGTCTTTGTCAGGTGAATGACTGGCTTGAGAGACTGGTTGAAGAGAAAGGGGAGGATCTTTATAGATTGAAGGGTGTAATCTCCGTAAATGAGTCAACTGGGCGTTTTTTGTTCCAGGTTAGCTAATATAGTACTCTGTCCGAAGATAAAGCTATTTCTCTCGCCCAccctttgtcccaaaataaagcTATCTCTTCAC
This window harbors:
- the LOC102704978 gene encoding P-loop guanosine triphosphatase YjiA-like; this encodes MAAAAARLLLSRASRTAASCSSAALLRCPLDSFSQRFRSSPSPLLRPAPLPSTVFPRRLSDTAFDAQALDTRVPATVITGFLGSGKTTLLNHILTSQHGKRIAVIENEFGEVDIDSSLVASHSSVAEDIVMVNNGCLCCTVRGDLVKMLLKLVKQKGDRFDHIVIETTGLAKPGPVIETFCSDELVSRYVKLDGVVTMVDCKHAMKHLNEVKARWVVNEAVEQVAYADRIILNKTDLVDDAALEVLINKIKLINGMAQMRKTKFGDVDMDFVLGIGGYDLERIESEVQLHERKETGHCAAGDEHGHQHHHGHVHDSAVSSVSIVSEGVLDLDEVNDWLERLVEEKGEDLYRLKGVISVNESTGRFLFQGVHSMLEGCPAKSWEPDEKRINKLVFIGRNLDEAALRKAFKGCLL